The Nerophis lumbriciformis linkage group LG04, RoL_Nlum_v2.1, whole genome shotgun sequence genome contains the following window.
AGGGCTGAGAAAGTTAAGAAGTTAAGAAAGTTTGTAAGTTGAAATACTACTCTATTgattatctacaaaccccgtttccatatgagttgggaaattgtgttagatgtaaatataaacggaatacaatgattttcaaatcctttttaacccatattcagttgaatgcactacaaagacaacatatttgatgttcaactcataaacttgttttttttttttgcaaatactaattaacttagaatttcatggttgccaCACAtggcaaagtagttgggaaagggcatgttcaccactgtgttacatggcctttccttttaacaacactcagtaaacgtttgggaactgaggagacacattttttaagcttctcaggtggaattctttcccattcttgcttgatgtacagcttaagttgttcaacagtccgggggtctccgttgtggtattttaggcttcataatgcgccacacattttccatgggagacaggtctggactacaagcaggccagtctagtacccgcactcttttactatgaagccacgttgatgtaacatgtggcttggcattgtcttgctgaaataagcaggggcgtccatggtaacattgcttggatggcaacatatgttgctccaaaacctgtatgtacctttcagcattaatggcgccttcacagatgtgtaagttacccatgtcttgggcactaaaacacccccataccatcacagatgctggcttttcaactttgcgcctataacaatccggatggttcttttcctctttggtccgaaggacacgacatccacagtttccaaaaacaatttaaaatgtggattcgtcagaccacagaacacttttccactttgtatcagtccatcttagatgagctcaggcccagcgaagccgacggcgtttctgggtgttgttgataaagggttttcgccttgcttaggacagttttaacttgcacttacagatgtagcgaccaactgtagttactgatagtgggtttctgaaatgttcctgagcccatgtggtgatatcctttacacactgatgtcgcttgttgatgcagtgcagcctgagggatctaaggtcatgggcttagctgcttacgtgcagtgatttctccagattctctgaaccctttgatgatattacggaccttagatggtgaaatccctaaattctttgcaatagctggttgagaaaggtttttcttaaactgttcaacaatttgctcacgcatttgttgacaaagtggtgaccctcgacccatccttgtttgtgaatgactgagcatttcatggaatctacttttatacccaatcatggcacccacctgttcccaattagcctgttcacctgtgggatgttccaaataagtgtttgatgagcattcctcaactttatcagtatttattgccacctttcccaacttctttgtcacgtgttgctggcctcaaattctaaagttaatgattatttgcaaaaaaaaaaaatgtttatcagtttgaacatcaaatatgttgtctttgtagcatattcaactgaatttgggttgaaaatgatttgcaaatcattgtattccgtttatatttacttataacacaatttcccaactcatatggaaacggggtttgtataagacatatatatatatgcctcacTCTTTTACAGAGTTAATGTTTGCATATTATTCATTAGGTATAACCTACTCGGAGTGGTGAATAACAACTTAGAAATAAGTGTTTTGAATTAAGAGCTCCATCACAAAAGTAAGTTGAGGCACCACTGTGGTGACAAATAGTTGTGTTATCTATGTATGTTGTTGTGTTTGAAGTGAGAAGGGAGAGAATTGGTGTGAAGGGAGCTGAGTTTGAGGAGAGTAATGcaaagggaggaggaggaggagaaaaaggaGGAGGCTTCGCACATGTGACAGCCATTGGACGTTCGCACCCGTCGAGCAGAGGATAGAATCTCTCCATCTGGAGCTGCGCGCTTTAAAAACCAGCCAAACATCGCCAGCGCGGTTCTGCCCACGCACCATGCGAGCTGGAGAGAGCCGCCCCGGGCCATGCTGAACAAGTGTCCGACCCTCCTGCTGGCTCTCACCGCGGTGGCCGGACTTGTCCAGCGATGCCAGGGCTGGAGCGACGAGGACCTGCTCCTGCCGCCCGCCAACTCCTCCAACAGCTTTCTGTCCAACCTGGAGGTGGACGTGCGCCTGTCCAAGAGGTCCGCGGAAGGGAGCGAAGCCTCGCCGGACGCGTCGCCGCTGCAGACTGTGTCCCAGTGCAACGTCAGCGTCCAGAGACTGCTGCCCGCCTCGCTGGTGGCCCGCTGGGACAGCAGCTTCGGCTTCCAGTGCGACGTGCTCATCTACACCACCAACAACCACGGGCGGGCTTTTTTCTCCGCCTCCTTCAACCGCGCCATCTCTCCGGTGGTCATCGAGCACCTGGGGACCACCGGGGGTCAGCAGGAGTTGAGGCTGTGCGTGGGCTGCGGGCTGTCCGGCTACAGGAGGCTGGGCCCCGCCAGGCAGAGGGGCCAGCAGAGCGGGGACCAGGTCAATTTCTGCTGCGTGGATTTCAGCCTCGACGAGCTGAAGGGTGACAAAAGTTGGAGGCTGAACAGAAAACCCATCGAGTCGACACTTGTGGCTTGTTTCATGACTTTGGTCATCATCGTGTGGAGTGTTGCTGCTCTCATATGGCCGGTTCCTATCATTGCAGGCTTCCTGCCTAATGGGATGGAGCAGAGAAGACCCAGGTGACTGACCTGACCTTTACAGCCTAATAATAATTGTAGCCATTATACTCTAATTGCCAACGTTCATGGAAGACTGTTTATTGACTCTCCGAGCTCCTCAGAGGACCAAGGTATGAATGTATGACCACGTGAAAGGAACTTTATGCTGGGATCAATGTGTTTTTGTACAGACCTTTTATAGCCTAGAACAGTTCTTCCCAACCGCCACACCAACCGGGGAAAAAAAGGTCACACGCTAACATAGGAGTGTCCTACTTTAATGTATATTCTGTCATttagtttgtatttttctttaagaACACAATTCCAAAAACGACACCctataggggtgtcaaaagtgaggCCCGAGGGCTATTTGCGCCCCGTAGTTGGTCGGCAGCATATTGGTGGAGCAAAATCAAAGATAAAAACACCATTAAAAATGTGAGCACAAACAGTTTTTCCCAACCGACACACCAaccggggggaaaaaaaggtcacCCTATAACATAGGAGTGGCCAACtttaatgtatattctatcatttagtttgtatttttctttaagaACACAATCCCAAAAACGACACCctataggggtgtccaaagtgaggcccGAGGGCTATTTGCGCCTCGTAGATGGTCGGCGGCATATTGGCGCAGCAAAATCTAAGAAAAAAACGCCAttaaaaatgtgagcagaaacagTTTTTCCCAACCGACACACCAACCGGGGGGAAAAATGGTCACACGCTAACATAGGAGTGTCCAACTTTAGTGTATAGTCTATCATttagtttgtatttttctttgagaACAGAATCCCAAAAACGACAccctaggtcaggggtgtccaaagtgaggcccGAGGGCTATTTGCGCCCCGTAGTTGGTCGGCGGCATATTGGTGGAGCAAAATCAAAGAAAAAAACACCAtcaaaaatgtgagcagaaacagTTCTTCCCAACCGACATACCAACCAGGGAAAAAAAGGTCACACGCTAACATAGGAGTGTCCAACtttaatgtatattctatcatttagtttgtatttttctttaagaACACAATCCCAAAAACGACACCCTATAGGAGTGTCCAAAGTGAGGCCCGAGGGCTATTTGCGCCCCGTAGTTGGtcggcggcttattggtggagcaaaatcaaagaaaaaaacaccattaaaaatgtgagcagaaacagTTCTTCCCAACCGACACACCAACCGGGGAAAAAAAAGGTTACACGCTAACATAGGAGTGTCCAACTTTAATGTATATTCTGTCATttagtttgtatttttctttaagaACACAATCCCAAAAACGACAccttaggtcaggggtgtccaaagtgaggcccGAGGGCTATTTGCGCCCCGTAGTTGGTCGGCAGCATATTGGTGGAGCAAAATCAAAgaaaaaaacaccattaaaaatgtgagcagaaacagTTCTTCCCAACCGACATACCAACCGGGGAAAAAAAGGTCACACGCTAACATAGGAGTGTCCAACtttaatgtatattctatcatttagtttgtatttttctttaagaACACAATCCCAAAAACGACACCctataggggtgtccaaagtgaggcccGAGGGCTATTTGCGCCCCGTAGTTGGtcggcggcttattggtggagcaaaatcaaagaaaaaaacaccattaaaaatgtgagcagaaacagTTCTTCCCAACCGACACACCAACCGGGGAAAAAAAAGGTTACACGCTAACATAGGAGTGTCCAACTTTAATGTGTATTCTGTCATttagtttgtatttttctttaagaACACAATCCCAAAAACGACAccttaggtcaggggtgtccaaagtgaggcccGAGGGCTATTTGCGGCCCGTAGTTGGTCGGCGGCATATTGGTGGAGCAAAATCAAAgaaaaaaacaccattaaaaatgtgagcagaaacagTTCTTCCCAACCGACACACCAACCGGGGAAAAAAATGGTCACACACTAACATAGGAGTATCCTACTTTAATATATAGTTTATCATttagtttgtatttttctttaagaACACAATCCCAAAAACGACACCctataggggtgtccaaagtgaggcccGAGGGCTATTTGCGGCCCGTAGTTGGTCGGCGGCATATTGGTGGAGCAAAATCAAAgaaaaaaacaccattaaaaatgtgagcagaaacagCTCTTCCCAACCGACATACCAACCGGGGAAAAAAAGGTCACACGCTAACATAGGAGTGTCCAACtttaatgtatattctatcatttagtttgtatttttcttt
Protein-coding sequences here:
- the LOC133600516 gene encoding transmembrane protein 158 — its product is MLNKCPTLLLALTAVAGLVQRCQGWSDEDLLLPPANSSNSFLSNLEVDVRLSKRSAEGSEASPDASPLQTVSQCNVSVQRLLPASLVARWDSSFGFQCDVLIYTTNNHGRAFFSASFNRAISPVVIEHLGTTGGQQELRLCVGCGLSGYRRLGPARQRGQQSGDQVNFCCVDFSLDELKGDKSWRLNRKPIESTLVACFMTLVIIVWSVAALIWPVPIIAGFLPNGMEQRRPR